The window TGCACGAGTGCGACCTGCTCGACTTCGGCTCGGTGCTGGCCGCGCTGGGGCGGGCGAGGCCGGACGGGGTGTTTCATCTCGCCGCGTACGCCAACGTGCGCGCGTCGTTCGAGACCCCCGGCGTCGTGCTGCAGAACAACATCCTCGCCACCAGCAACCTGTTCGAGGCGATCCGGTACCTCCGGCTCGATCCGCTGGTCCAGCTCTGCAGCACGTCCGAGGTCTACGGGCAGGTCGATCCGGCGGACGTGCCGATCCGCGAGGACGCGCCGCTGCGGCCGGTCAGCCCGTACGCGGTGTCCAAGGCCGCGCAGGACCTGCTCGGCTGGAGTTACTTCGCGGCGTACGGCATGCGCATCGTCCGCACGCGGATGTTCACCTACCTCAACCCGCGGCGGACGGATCTCTTCGCCACGGCGTTTGCGCGGCAGATCGCCTGGATCGAGGAAGGCCTGGCGACGGAGCTCGTCCACGGCAACCTCGACTCCGTCCGCACCTTCCTGGACGTGCGCGACGCGATGCGGGCCTACTGGGAGGCGCTGCGGTTCTGCCGGCCCGGCGACGTCTACAACATCGGCGGCACGACGACGATGACCGTGGGCGAGTGCCTGGCGCGACTGGTCGCGCTGGCCCGCGTGCCGATTCCGACCCGGCTGGATCCCGCGCTCGTCCGGCCGAAAGACGTGACCCTGCAGATCCCGTGCATCGACAAATTCATCCAGGCCACCGGGTGGGCCCCGCGCATCGGCTTCGAGGAGAGTCTGCGGCACCTGCTCGATCACTGGCGGCGTGAGGCACGGCGGCAGCGGGCGGACGCCACCGTTCCGTCTCCGTGAAGGTGACGCTGCTGCTCCCGGTCCTCAACGAAATCCACGGCGTGCGCGAGATCATGCCCCGGGTCAGGCCCGAGTGGTGCGATCAGATCCTCGTCGTCGACGGCGGGTCCACGGACGGCACGGCCGAGTACTTCCGGGAGCGCGGGTATGCGGTGGTGGACCAGCGGCGCCCGGGCATGCGCTTTGCCTACCTCGATGCGCTGTCCCAGGTCACCGGCGACGTCATCATCACGTTCAGCCCGGAGGGCAACTCGATCCCCGAACTGATCCCGCCGCTCATCGAAAAGATCCGCGAGGGCTACGACATGGTGATCGTGTCCCGCTACGCAGACGGGGCCCGCAGCGACGACGACGACACCGTGTCCGGGCTAGCGAACCTGGTGTTTACCCGGACCATCAACCTGTTGTTCCGGGCGCGGTATACTGACGCCATGGTCATGTTCCGCGCCTACCGGCGGGAGTTGATCGGCACCCTCGATCTCGACAAGGAGGCCTCGTACTGGCCTGAGGAGGCGGTCTTCGGCAAGCGTGTGGGCTGGGAGCCGCTGCTGAGCATCCGGGCTGCCAAGCGGCGTCTCCGGGTGACGGAGATTCCGGGGAGTGAGCCGGCGCGGATCGGGGGACGCAAGCGGCTGCACGTGCTGTGGGGATTCGCCTACATCCTCGAGATTGCACGAGAGGTGATCTCGTGGCGCTAGGGCCGGAACACGTGTCCGCGAGCCGCGACGCCCGATTCTACCGGGCGCTGCTCAGAATTCGCCGTGTCGAGGAAGCGCTCGCGGACGTCTACCCGACCGACAAGATCCAGAGTCCGGTGCACCTGAGTATCGGGCAGGAGGCGGCGTCGGTGGGTGTTTGCGAGGCCCTGGAGCCAGCGGACGTCGTGTTCGGCACGTACCGGAGTCACGCGTTGTACCTGGCCAAGGGCGGCGATTTGCCGCGCATGATCGCCGAGTTGTACGGGAAGGCCACGGGATGCGCCGGCGGGAAGGGCGGGTCGATGCATCTGATCGACCCGGCGGCGGGCGTGATGGGGACGTCGGCCGTGGTGGCCTCGACGATCCCGCAGGCCGTGGGATTCGCGTGGGGACTGCGCGTTCGGGGAAAGCCGGCCGTGGTGGCGAGCTTCTTCGGGGACGGCGCCGTCGAAGAGGGGGCGTTCCACGAAAGCATGAATTTTGCCGCCCTCAAGCGCCTGCCGGTGCTCTTCGTCTGCGAGAACAACTTCTACGCGATCCACTCGCCGCAGGGCGCCCGCCAGCCGTCCTCCGACCTGCTCGATCGGGCGCGCGCCTACGGCATCCCGGCTGCGCGGATCGACGATTCCGACGCCGCTGCGATCTACGAGGCCGCCCGGGACGCCGTCGACGCGATACGAGGTGGTGCCTCGGGCCCGAGATTCCTGGAATGCCGCGCCTACCGCTGGCGAGAGCACGTCGGGCCGAACGAGGATTTTGACGCCGGGTACCGGTCGCGAGACGAGGCGGAACCCTGGTTCCGCCTCGATCCGGTGGCGCGCGCGGGCGACCTCCTGCGGCCGGAAGTCCGCCGGGCGATCGAAGAGGAAGTGCTGGCGGAGGTTCGCCGGGCCTTCGAGTTCGCGGAGCGCAGTCCGTTCCCGGACCCCGAAGCACTCTCCACAGACCTCTTCAAGGAGTCAGCGCATGGAGCGCCTGCTGACGTACGCTGAGGCGATCCGCGAAGCCACCGAGCAGGAGATGGACCGGGATCCCTCGGTCGTCGTGCTCGGCATCGGCGTCGACGACTTCCGGGGGATTTACGGGACCACCCGCGGCCTGCAGGCAAAATTCGGTCCCGCACGGGTGAGCGACACCCCGTTGTCCGAAGACGGGATGACGGGGGTGGCGATCGGCGCGGCGCTCTCGGGGCTGAGGCCGATCCACGTGCACATCCGGATGGACTTCCTGCTGCTGGCAATGAACCAGCTCATCAATATCGCCGCGAAGAGCCGGTACATGTACGGCGGGGCGGTTTCCGTCCCGATCGTCGTCCGGTCGATCATCGGAC of the bacterium genome contains:
- a CDS encoding thiamine pyrophosphate-dependent dehydrogenase E1 component subunit alpha translates to MALGPEHVSASRDARFYRALLRIRRVEEALADVYPTDKIQSPVHLSIGQEAASVGVCEALEPADVVFGTYRSHALYLAKGGDLPRMIAELYGKATGCAGGKGGSMHLIDPAAGVMGTSAVVASTIPQAVGFAWGLRVRGKPAVVASFFGDGAVEEGAFHESMNFAALKRLPVLFVCENNFYAIHSPQGARQPSSDLLDRARAYGIPAARIDDSDAAAIYEAARDAVDAIRGGASGPRFLECRAYRWREHVGPNEDFDAGYRSRDEAEPWFRLDPVARAGDLLRPEVRRAIEEEVLAEVRRAFEFAERSPFPDPEALSTDLFKESAHGAPADVR
- a CDS encoding GDP-mannose 4,6-dehydratase, which produces MTPPLHRVLITGVAGSGGSYLAEYILEHHPEVEVHGIARWHSAARDRDLFGGRVTVHECDLLDFGSVLAALGRARPDGVFHLAAYANVRASFETPGVVLQNNILATSNLFEAIRYLRLDPLVQLCSTSEVYGQVDPADVPIREDAPLRPVSPYAVSKAAQDLLGWSYFAAYGMRIVRTRMFTYLNPRRTDLFATAFARQIAWIEEGLATELVHGNLDSVRTFLDVRDAMRAYWEALRFCRPGDVYNIGGTTTMTVGECLARLVALARVPIPTRLDPALVRPKDVTLQIPCIDKFIQATGWAPRIGFEESLRHLLDHWRREARRQRADATVPSP
- a CDS encoding glycosyltransferase family 2 protein, producing MTLLLPVLNEIHGVREIMPRVRPEWCDQILVVDGGSTDGTAEYFRERGYAVVDQRRPGMRFAYLDALSQVTGDVIITFSPEGNSIPELIPPLIEKIREGYDMVIVSRYADGARSDDDDTVSGLANLVFTRTINLLFRARYTDAMVMFRAYRRELIGTLDLDKEASYWPEEAVFGKRVGWEPLLSIRAAKRRLRVTEIPGSEPARIGGRKRLHVLWGFAYILEIAREVISWR